CCCCGAGTCGGAGCTCGAGCGAATGCGTGGCGAGCGACTGGCCGATCTGGCGCAGCTGCGCGCCGAACCGCGTGGTCTCTCCGACGTATTCTTTTCGCGTTTGCTGTACAAGCCGGAATCGCGATTCGCGCGGCTGGCCGGTGGCGACGAGCAGAGCATCATGCGTCTCACGCGTGAGCGCGTGCAGGCGTATCACGCGGAGTTCTATCGTCCCGATTCCACCGCCCTGATGATGGTGGGCGATATCGACATCGAGCACGCGGTGAAGCTCGCCAGTGCGCACTTCGGCGATTGGACCGGCAAGGCGCCGCCAGTCACGGAGCCGATGGATGCGCAGCGCTTTCCAGAGTCGCGCGTGCATCTGGTGCACAAGCCCGACGCGCCGCAGTCGGAAGTGCGCGTGGGGCATGTCGCCATTCCGCGCCTGCACGAGGATTACTTCCCCGTGGTGGTGATGAACGCAATCCTCGGCGGGCTCTTCTCCTCGCGGCTCAACCTGAATCTGCGCGAAGTGCACGCCTACACGTACGGCGCGCACTCGGCATTCGATTGGCGTCGCGCGGCGAGTCCGTTCGAAATTTCGACCGCGGTGGAAACGGCGGTCACCGCCGATGCGCTGCGTGAGATTGCCCTCGAGTTCACACGCATTCGCGAAGCGCCGGTGAGCGACGCGGAACTGTCGCTGGCCACGAGCTATCTGGTGGGCGTGTTTCCCATTCGCTTCGAGACCACCGCCGAGGTGGCGGGCGGGTTGGCCAACGTGGAGATCTTCCGGCTGCCCACGAACTACTTCGATACGTATCGCGACCGGGTGAGAGCGGTCACCGCGCAGGATGTGTTGCGCGTGGCGCAGACGCATCTCGATCCGAGTCGATTGCAGGTCGTCGTCGTGGGTGATGCCACGGCGATCCGTCCGACCGTCGACGCGCTGTCGCTTGGACCCGTTACCGTGTACGACCCGGCAGCAGAAGATGGTGCTGCCGCGCCTGTGTCTCCCTCCTCAGCCTCCTGAATCGACGTGTCGCCAGCGAAGAAGTCCGTAACGAAGTCCGCGAAGAAAGCCGTGGTTGCGAAGCGCGTGAAGCCGCCCAAGTCGCCGTACTACGAAGTGCGTCGTTCGAAGATCCAGGGACGCGGTGCATTTGCGATCCTGCCGATCCGCAAAGGCAAGAAGGTCGACGAGTACTGGGGGCAGCCGATCACGCACGAGGAGGCCGACCGGCGGTACGACGACTCCGAAGGGCGTCATCATACGTTCCTGTTCGTACTCGACGACGACACGGTGCTCGATGCGCGGTTCGGCGGCAACGACGCGCGATTCATCAACCATTCGTGCGATCCGAACTGCGAGACGGTGATCGAGGACGGCCATATCTGGATCAAGGCGATCAAGGCGATCAAGCCGGAGACGGAGCTGGTGTACGACTATCGCTTCGAGTGGCAGGACGAGTACGAGCCGGAGGACGTGCGCTATTACGCCTGCCGGTGTGGCGCGAAGAAATGCCGCGGGACGATCCTGCGCATTCCGGTGTACCTGCGTCCGGCGATCAAGCAGTGGCTGGCGGGCAATGACGTGCCACTGCCGAAGAAGCCCAAGAAAGGCGCCAAGAAGGCCGTGAAGAAGGCCGCCAAGAAGGCGGTCCGCTGATGGCGATCGAACGGCAGGGTCCGGGCAAGATCATCGGGACGCGCGGTTACACCGGCAAGGTGATCTCGATCGACATCGACACGGTACGCTTTCCCGACGGCTCGACCGGTCAGCTGGAGATGGTACGTCATCCGGGGGCCAGCGCGGTGGTGCCGCTGCTTGGCGACCTCGACGATGACCCCGAAGTCCTGCTGATCCGTCAGTATCGCTACGCCGCCGACGGGTACCTGTACGAGATCCCGGCCGGCCGACTGGATGCTGGGGAAGAGCCGCTGGCCTGCGCACATCGCGAGCTGAAGGAGGAAACCGGATACACCGCTTCGCGTGTCGAACATCTGTTCACGATGTTCACGACCCCCGGCTTCACCGATGAGAAGATCCATCTCTTCATGGCGACGGGGCTCGAGGCTGGCGAGTGGAAGCGGGAAGCGGACGAGTTCATGGAGTTGGCGCCAACCAAGTTGTCGCGGGCGCTGTCCATGATCGAGCAGGGCGAGATCCAGGATGCCAAGACGGCGCTCGCTCTGCTGTATACCGCTGGCTTTCGTCTAAACTGACAGGATCTGTCCTCTTTCATTGTCCTCTTTCAGAGACATCGGAAAGCGAATGAATCCGTCCGTCCGCATCGTGACGTAGGATACGGCAGCACAAGTCGTTCTAATTTAACGACTTAGGGTGGAGGGTTCCAGAAAGTTCCTTCCGGCACGCCCTGTGCACTAGGTCCAGTGTGTGCGACGACATGGTCTGCCGGATCGTCCGGCCATCTGGTCGAAGCACCGTGAGTCTTCTGGCTCGCGTCACCGCAGGCGGAGGACTCGATCCATGGCCGAACTGGCTCGCACGAAACTGACTTCACAGAACACCCCCGCGGTGCCGGTGCGCGAGCATCTGCGCAGCCTCGAGGATGGAGATGTGGTGTCGGCGTTCCTCGGAGGCGAGGAACGCGCCTTCGAAGAGCTCGTCGACCGGTACCAGGGTCGACTGCTGAACTTCGTCTACCGCACAATCGGTGATCGCGACCGTGCCGAAGATCTGGTGCAGGAAGTGTTCATCCGGGTGTACCGCCATATCGGACGCTTCGATCGCTCGAAGAAGTTCTCGACGTGGATCTATACCATCGCGTCGAACCTGGCGAAAAACGAACTGCGCAACCGCTCGCGCAATCCGCTTGTGCTCTTCCAGACGATCAAGGCCAAGTTCGAGGACGAGGACCGCCCGCTCCAGTTCGAGGACGTGCACACACGCCCGGACGACCTGTTCCGGAAGCGTCACCTGAAGGAGATGGTGGAGCAGTCCGTCAGCCAGCTGCCGGCGCATCACCGCGAGGTGTTCGTGCTGCGCGAACTGGAAGGCAAGTCGTACGAGGAGATCGCCGAAATCACCGGTGTGAACCTTGGCACCGTGAAGTCGCGCCTCAACCGTGCCCGAACCGCATTTGCCGACATCATCGCGCCATTGGTGCGATAGGCACACGTCGAACGCGCTGGACCATCACCCCCCGCCCGGGATTGCCCTGGCGGGGGGTGATGCGTTTGGATACAGCGCACCAGGCGGAACCGCTTGCCGGACCACGGGTATCCTGCCGTGCGATCGTCAATCCGGCGGCTGCCGCCTGAGCGATGTCTCCCAACACGGATCAATACCGTACCGATGGACTGCAAGAGCTTCCGCAAGCAGCACCTGGCCTATCTGGATGACACCCTGCCGGGCGATGAGATGGCCGCCGCGCAGCGTCATGTGATGGTGTGCGACGGCTGTGCGGCGCACGACACACTGGTGCGTCGGTCGCTGATGGTGGCGCGCAGCATGCCCACCCTCGAGCCGAGCGCCGATTTTCAAGCCCGCCTTCGGGCGCGTCTGGCCGAATGTCGCGAGGAGTGCCGCGACGAGCGAACCGCGCTGGAGGCCCGCGCGGCCCTGCTCGAGCTGCCCCGATCGGCCGCGTCGCGGAACACGCGGGTGGTGATGGCGGTGGCGGCCAGTGCGATGCTCGGCGCGTTCGTGTGGCAGGGGATGAGCGCCACGGTGCCCGAGCTTTCGATGCAGCCCGTGATTGCCTCGCAGCCGGCGATGCCGACCCCGGTTTCGTATATCACGCCCGAGTTGATGCAGGCGATGGCGACCGGCAACCCGGTCTGGCCGGCGGCGATGATCATCG
This region of Gemmatimonas groenlandica genomic DNA includes:
- a CDS encoding M16 family metallopeptidase codes for the protein MTDTLDVPAQDSQSQEMPVAPPRPGAGTPSDYRFPHFSTRILANGLRLIVANVPAYPVVTTLAVIEAGATRDPRDYEGLAQLTTRALAEGTRDMNALQLTSRLEMLGTTLDTGADWDSAIVQITALSSRIDDAVAVLSEVLRYPAFPESELERMRGERLADLAQLRAEPRGLSDVFFSRLLYKPESRFARLAGGDEQSIMRLTRERVQAYHAEFYRPDSTALMMVGDIDIEHAVKLASAHFGDWTGKAPPVTEPMDAQRFPESRVHLVHKPDAPQSEVRVGHVAIPRLHEDYFPVVVMNAILGGLFSSRLNLNLREVHAYTYGAHSAFDWRRAASPFEISTAVETAVTADALREIALEFTRIREAPVSDAELSLATSYLVGVFPIRFETTAEVAGGLANVEIFRLPTNYFDTYRDRVRAVTAQDVLRVAQTHLDPSRLQVVVVGDATAIRPTVDALSLGPVTVYDPAAEDGAAAPVSPSSAS
- a CDS encoding SET domain-containing protein, which translates into the protein MSPAKKSVTKSAKKAVVAKRVKPPKSPYYEVRRSKIQGRGAFAILPIRKGKKVDEYWGQPITHEEADRRYDDSEGRHHTFLFVLDDDTVLDARFGGNDARFINHSCDPNCETVIEDGHIWIKAIKAIKPETELVYDYRFEWQDEYEPEDVRYYACRCGAKKCRGTILRIPVYLRPAIKQWLAGNDVPLPKKPKKGAKKAVKKAAKKAVR
- a CDS encoding NUDIX hydrolase, giving the protein MAIERQGPGKIIGTRGYTGKVISIDIDTVRFPDGSTGQLEMVRHPGASAVVPLLGDLDDDPEVLLIRQYRYAADGYLYEIPAGRLDAGEEPLACAHRELKEETGYTASRVEHLFTMFTTPGFTDEKIHLFMATGLEAGEWKREADEFMELAPTKLSRALSMIEQGEIQDAKTALALLYTAGFRLN
- a CDS encoding sigma-70 family RNA polymerase sigma factor — its product is MAELARTKLTSQNTPAVPVREHLRSLEDGDVVSAFLGGEERAFEELVDRYQGRLLNFVYRTIGDRDRAEDLVQEVFIRVYRHIGRFDRSKKFSTWIYTIASNLAKNELRNRSRNPLVLFQTIKAKFEDEDRPLQFEDVHTRPDDLFRKRHLKEMVEQSVSQLPAHHREVFVLRELEGKSYEEIAEITGVNLGTVKSRLNRARTAFADIIAPLVR
- a CDS encoding anti-sigma factor family protein, with amino-acid sequence MRSSIRRLPPERCLPTRINTVPMDCKSFRKQHLAYLDDTLPGDEMAAAQRHVMVCDGCAAHDTLVRRSLMVARSMPTLEPSADFQARLRARLAECREECRDERTALEARAALLELPRSAASRNTRVVMAVAASAMLGAFVWQGMSATVPELSMQPVIASQPAMPTPVSYITPELMQAMATGNPVWPAAMIIEDAPTHFVSNDFTLATFSELR